In the genome of Thermoanaerobacterium sp. PSU-2, one region contains:
- a CDS encoding 6-phospho-beta-glucosidase — protein MSKKGLKIATIGGGSSYTPELVEGFIKRYDELPVKDLYLVDIEEGKEKLEIVGNLAKRMVEKAGVDINIHLTLDRREAIKDADFVTTQFRVGLLDARIRDEKIPLRYDVIGQETTGPGGFAKAQRTIPVILDICKDIEELSPDAWLINFTNPSGIITETVLKHTKVKVIGLCNVPIGMVYGVAEMLDVDVKRVSIDFAGLNHLVWGTHVYLDGEDITEKLIDSFAGGKSMSMKNVPDLPWEPEFIKSLGMYPCPYHRYYYLTDKMLEEEKKDAATIGTRGEQVKKLEKELFELYKDPNLNVKPPQLEKRGGAHYSDAACSLINSIYNDKKDIHVVNVKNNGTILDLPNDVVIETNAVIDKNGAHPINIGHVPTKIRGLMQSVKAYEELTIEAGVTGDYYTALQALTIHPLVPSSTVAKKILDDIIRENIDYLPQYR, from the coding sequence ATGTCTAAAAAAGGTTTGAAAATAGCCACCATAGGGGGAGGTTCAAGTTATACGCCTGAATTGGTGGAAGGATTTATAAAAAGGTATGATGAGCTGCCTGTAAAAGATTTATACCTTGTGGACATCGAGGAAGGAAAAGAAAAATTAGAGATTGTGGGAAATCTCGCAAAGCGAATGGTGGAAAAGGCTGGTGTGGATATTAATATTCACCTGACTTTAGACAGGCGTGAGGCAATAAAAGATGCAGACTTTGTGACGACACAGTTTAGAGTTGGACTTTTAGATGCTCGAATTAGAGATGAGAAAATACCTTTAAGATATGATGTGATAGGACAGGAGACGACAGGTCCTGGTGGGTTTGCAAAAGCTCAAAGGACGATACCGGTGATACTCGATATATGCAAGGATATAGAAGAATTATCTCCAGATGCATGGCTTATTAACTTTACAAATCCGTCAGGTATAATTACAGAAACAGTTTTAAAGCATACAAAGGTGAAAGTGATAGGCCTATGTAATGTTCCAATAGGTATGGTATATGGCGTTGCAGAAATGCTTGATGTAGATGTAAAGCGGGTGTCAATAGATTTTGCAGGGCTTAATCATCTTGTATGGGGTACCCATGTGTATTTGGATGGTGAAGACATAACAGAGAAATTGATAGATAGCTTTGCAGGTGGCAAGTCTATGTCTATGAAGAATGTGCCTGACTTACCATGGGAACCAGAGTTTATCAAATCTCTTGGAATGTATCCGTGCCCATATCACAGGTATTATTATCTTACAGATAAAATGCTGGAGGAAGAAAAGAAAGATGCAGCAACGATAGGGACAAGGGGTGAACAAGTCAAAAAGCTTGAAAAAGAGCTGTTTGAATTGTATAAAGATCCAAATCTCAATGTAAAACCACCACAACTGGAGAAAAGAGGTGGAGCTCACTATTCCGATGCAGCATGTTCACTGATAAACTCAATATACAACGATAAAAAAGACATTCATGTGGTAAATGTCAAGAACAATGGCACAATTTTAGATTTGCCAAATGATGTGGTTATTGAGACAAATGCCGTGATAGATAAAAATGGTGCACATCCAATAAATATAGGGCATGTACCGACAAAGATAAGAGGTTTGATGCAATCAGTGAAAGCTTACGAGGAATTGACAATAGAAGCTGGTGTGACAGGCGATTACTATACTGCACTTCAAGCTTTAACAATACATCCGCTTGTACCATCATCAACAGTAGCTAAAAAAATCTTGGACGATATTATCAGAGAAAACATAGATTACTTGCCACAATATAGGTAA
- a CDS encoding PTS transporter subunit EIIC, producing MEHLLENKFMIKLQDFGQKLGKNRFLTALQATMMSLMGIIMVGAIFQILSSVGSESMLNLFSTKSKIYSILYLPYQFTMNSLSLWVVAILAYNYAKNLKMKSPIMNAVDALVSFLLVSGTLITNKQGITGIDMTYLGAQGMFIGFAVVFISVHIEKFCADKNIRIKMPDVVPPFLQDGFASIIPLLFSVIFFLSVSTIVSAATGGAYNVCSGFMKVLEIPLNALTSLPGMFILGIFAALLWTFGIHGTMIVISIILPLIIQAAASNAALHQAGKPLVFYPVTLFLTIAIAGGTGNTLPLVLMGLRSKSEQIKAVSKIGAVPGWFGINEPVTFGMPIMYNPILAIPYVLNIPVVMFCTYLGYKFGFLQPAWIPITALLPMGFGSYLSTLRWQNAIWDYLMLIPSAIVWYPFFKIYEKQLVAKEKAAALEEAKYENMDS from the coding sequence ATGGAACATCTATTAGAAAACAAATTTATGATTAAACTTCAGGACTTTGGACAGAAATTAGGAAAAAACAGATTTTTAACTGCATTACAAGCTACTATGATGTCGTTAATGGGTATCATCATGGTTGGCGCTATATTCCAAATTCTTTCTTCGGTAGGCAGTGAAAGTATGTTAAATCTTTTTAGCACAAAAAGCAAGATTTATTCAATTCTATATCTGCCGTATCAATTTACAATGAATTCATTATCACTGTGGGTTGTTGCAATATTGGCATATAATTATGCTAAAAATTTAAAAATGAAATCACCTATAATGAACGCTGTTGATGCATTGGTAAGCTTTCTATTGGTATCTGGAACTTTAATTACAAATAAACAAGGAATTACAGGCATTGATATGACTTATCTTGGTGCTCAAGGAATGTTTATTGGCTTTGCAGTTGTATTTATATCTGTACACATTGAAAAATTCTGTGCTGACAAAAATATTCGCATAAAAATGCCTGATGTTGTACCTCCATTCCTACAAGACGGTTTTGCATCAATTATACCATTGTTATTCAGTGTCATTTTCTTCTTATCAGTGTCTACGATTGTTTCAGCAGCTACTGGAGGGGCTTATAATGTGTGTTCTGGATTTATGAAAGTATTAGAAATTCCTTTAAATGCTTTGACTTCACTTCCAGGTATGTTTATTCTGGGTATTTTCGCTGCATTATTATGGACTTTTGGAATTCATGGCACAATGATTGTTATTTCGATTATTTTACCTTTAATTATTCAAGCGGCAGCTTCAAATGCTGCGTTACATCAAGCTGGCAAACCATTAGTATTTTATCCAGTCACATTATTTTTAACAATAGCTATTGCTGGTGGTACAGGAAATACTTTACCTCTTGTATTAATGGGATTACGCTCTAAATCAGAACAAATTAAGGCGGTTTCAAAAATTGGTGCTGTTCCTGGATGGTTTGGAATTAATGAACCTGTTACATTTGGTATGCCAATAATGTACAATCCTATTCTTGCCATTCCTTATGTATTAAATATACCAGTTGTTATGTTTTGCACATATCTGGGATATAAATTTGGTTTCTTGCAACCCGCATGGATACCTATCACAGCTTTGCTTCCAATGGGATTTGGTTCATATTTATCGACATTAAGATGGCAAAATGCGATTTGGGATTATTTAATGTTGATTCCTTCTGCGATTGTTTGGTATCCGTTCTTTAAGATTTATGAAAAGCAATTAGTGGCAAAAGAAAAAGCTGCTGCTTTAGAAGAAGCAAAATATGAAAATATGGATAGTTAG
- a CDS encoding PTS lactose/cellobiose transporter subunit IIA has protein sequence MDDEISLVSMTIIANSGDARSFAFQALKEAKEGNFEKAEELLSKSEEVAHVAHKAQTELLFKEANGEKQEINVLLVHAQDHFMTSMLAYELIKEIIFLYKKLYDEEKVK, from the coding sequence ATGGATGACGAAATCAGCTTAGTGTCGATGACAATCATTGCAAACTCAGGAGATGCGCGTTCTTTTGCATTTCAAGCATTAAAAGAAGCCAAAGAAGGAAATTTTGAAAAAGCAGAAGAATTATTATCTAAATCAGAAGAGGTAGCACATGTGGCACACAAAGCGCAAACTGAGTTGCTATTTAAAGAGGCTAATGGGGAGAAGCAAGAAATTAATGTATTGCTTGTACATGCACAAGACCATTTTATGACAAGTATGCTTGCGTATGAACTTATTAAAGAAATTATATTTCTTTACAAGAAACTGTATGACGAGGAAAAGGTAAAATAA
- a CDS encoding glycoside hydrolase family 1 protein, with translation MNHSKLKPFPKDFLWGASTSAYQVEGAWDEDGKGPSVIDMGKHPEGTSDFKVASDHYHRYKEDIALFAEMGLKAYRFSIAWTRIYPKGTGEINEKGIAFYNDLINELLSHNIEPIVTMYHFDLPYALQEKGGWSNGETIDAYENYAKTLFKYFGDRVKYWLTINEQNMMILYGAVLGTVDSKIENPQKELYQQNHHMLLAQAKAMKLCHEMCPNAKIGPAPNIISIYPASSKPEDVIAASNFSSIRNWLYLDAAVFGRYNSIAWSYLEEKGYTPVIQKGDMEILKSGKPDFIAFNYYSTSTVAESKNDLSDKNSTGDQQIAIGEQGVYRGVSNPYLEKTQFGWEIDPVGFRSTLREINERYNLPLLVTENGLGAYDKLEEGDVVNDDYRIDFLRKHIEQAKLAITDGVNLIGYCPWSAIDLVSTHQGISKRYGFIYVNRDEFDLKDLRRIKKKSFYWYKDVIESNGGKI, from the coding sequence ATGAATCACTCAAAATTAAAACCATTTCCAAAAGATTTTCTGTGGGGAGCATCCACATCAGCATATCAAGTAGAAGGGGCATGGGATGAAGACGGAAAAGGACCTTCTGTCATTGATATGGGAAAGCATCCTGAAGGAACATCAGATTTTAAAGTAGCAAGCGATCATTATCATCGATACAAAGAAGATATAGCTTTATTTGCAGAAATGGGTCTTAAAGCTTATCGCTTCTCTATTGCATGGACAAGAATTTATCCAAAAGGTACAGGAGAAATAAATGAAAAAGGTATCGCATTCTATAACGATTTAATTAATGAATTGCTGTCACATAATATTGAACCTATTGTCACCATGTACCACTTTGATTTGCCTTATGCATTGCAAGAAAAAGGTGGTTGGTCAAATGGAGAAACGATAGATGCTTATGAGAACTATGCTAAAACATTGTTTAAATACTTCGGTGACAGAGTAAAATACTGGTTAACAATTAATGAACAAAATATGATGATTTTATACGGAGCAGTTCTTGGAACTGTTGATTCTAAAATAGAAAATCCACAAAAAGAATTGTATCAGCAAAACCATCACATGCTTTTGGCCCAGGCAAAAGCTATGAAGCTATGCCATGAAATGTGCCCAAATGCAAAAATTGGTCCTGCACCAAATATCATATCAATCTATCCGGCTAGCTCTAAACCAGAAGATGTAATTGCTGCTTCAAACTTTTCGTCAATTCGCAACTGGCTGTACTTAGATGCTGCTGTGTTTGGGCGATACAATAGTATAGCATGGAGCTACTTGGAGGAGAAAGGATATACACCTGTCATTCAAAAAGGAGATATGGAAATCTTAAAAAGCGGAAAGCCTGACTTTATAGCTTTTAATTATTATTCAACATCAACTGTAGCTGAGAGCAAAAATGATCTATCTGACAAGAATTCAACTGGAGATCAGCAGATAGCCATTGGAGAACAAGGTGTGTATAGAGGAGTTTCTAATCCTTATTTAGAAAAAACACAATTCGGCTGGGAAATTGATCCAGTAGGTTTTCGCAGTACATTGCGGGAAATAAATGAAAGATATAATCTTCCGCTGTTGGTAACAGAGAATGGATTAGGTGCTTATGACAAATTAGAGGAAGGCGATGTAGTAAATGATGATTACAGGATTGATTTTTTACGCAAACATATAGAACAAGCTAAGCTGGCGATAACCGATGGTGTAAACTTAATAGGATATTGCCCTTGGTCAGCAATTGATCTTGTCAGTACGCATCAAGGTATAAGTAAGCGTTATGGCTTTATCTATGTCAATAGAGACGAATTTGATTTAAAGGACTTAAGAAGGATAAAGAAGAAGAGCTTTTACTGGTACAAAGATGTTATAGAATCTAATGGGGGAAAGATATAA
- a CDS encoding family 1 glycosylhydrolase — MEGFPKDFLWGGATAANQYEGGWNEGGKGVTTADVMTAGSIAVPRRVTYKNIKTGKTGSVVALGDVKFPKDCIPAVIDGEYYPSHVASDFYHRYKEDIAYMGEMGFKAFRLSMSWARIFPNGDDAEPNKEGLKFYDAVFDECAKYGIEPLVTLSHYETPLQLTIKYGGWSNRKCIDFFENYAKTVFKHYEGKVKYWLTFNEINCMEFAPFLAGGLSDPSPQNKAQAAHNQFVASAKAVKAAHEINENIKVGQMLAYQPIYAYTCDPNDQLKVMEMMQATLFYADVQTGGHYPAYRLKKYEREGIVLDTEPEDFELIEKYTADFLSFSCYGSTTVTTHEDVAKSGGNFMMGVKNPYLETNAWGWATDPACLRIALNTLYDRYHKPLWIVENGIGWDDKKEEDGSIHDTYRIDYLRKNIKSMRDAVNIDGVDLMGYTMWGCIDLVSAGTGEMKKRYGFVYVVRDDLGNGTLERSKKDSFYWYKKVIETNGEDLD, encoded by the coding sequence ATGGAAGGTTTTCCTAAGGATTTTTTATGGGGCGGTGCAACTGCTGCCAATCAGTATGAAGGCGGATGGAATGAAGGAGGGAAGGGGGTTACCACTGCAGACGTCATGACAGCGGGTTCTATTGCGGTTCCTCGTCGAGTGACTTATAAAAATATAAAAACTGGTAAAACAGGGTCAGTGGTTGCTTTGGGAGATGTAAAATTTCCTAAAGATTGTATTCCTGCAGTTATTGATGGTGAATACTATCCAAGCCATGTTGCAAGTGACTTTTACCATCGTTATAAAGAAGACATCGCATACATGGGCGAAATGGGCTTTAAGGCTTTTCGTTTAAGTATGAGCTGGGCACGTATTTTTCCCAATGGTGATGATGCTGAGCCTAATAAAGAGGGTTTGAAATTTTATGATGCAGTTTTTGATGAATGTGCAAAATATGGCATTGAACCACTGGTAACATTATCACATTATGAAACACCTCTTCAATTAACAATAAAATATGGCGGCTGGTCCAACAGAAAATGTATAGATTTCTTTGAAAATTATGCAAAGACAGTTTTTAAACATTATGAAGGAAAAGTAAAGTATTGGCTAACCTTTAACGAAATTAATTGTATGGAGTTTGCTCCTTTTCTTGCGGGTGGATTGTCTGATCCATCACCTCAAAACAAAGCACAAGCAGCTCATAATCAATTTGTGGCTAGCGCAAAGGCTGTGAAAGCTGCACATGAAATTAATGAGAATATAAAAGTAGGACAAATGCTGGCGTATCAGCCAATTTATGCCTATACATGTGATCCTAATGATCAGTTAAAGGTTATGGAAATGATGCAGGCAACATTATTCTATGCAGATGTACAGACGGGTGGACATTATCCGGCGTATCGGTTGAAAAAATATGAAAGAGAAGGTATTGTATTGGATACAGAACCTGAAGATTTTGAGCTTATTGAAAAGTATACAGCCGACTTCCTAAGTTTTTCTTGTTATGGTTCAACTACAGTTACAACACACGAAGATGTTGCTAAAAGTGGTGGTAATTTTATGATGGGAGTAAAAAATCCATATTTAGAGACAAATGCATGGGGATGGGCTACTGATCCAGCATGTTTGAGAATTGCATTAAATACTTTATATGATCGTTACCATAAACCTTTATGGATTGTAGAAAATGGCATTGGATGGGATGATAAAAAAGAGGAAGATGGAAGCATACATGATACTTACCGTATCGATTATTTGCGCAAAAATATTAAATCAATGAGAGATGCTGTGAATATTGACGGTGTTGATTTGATGGGATATACAATGTGGGGATGCATTGACTTGGTTTCTGCTGGAACTGGAGAAATGAAGAAAAGGTATGGATTTGTCTATGTTGTTCGTGATGATTTGGGAAATGGGACATTGGAAAGAAGCAAAAAAGACAGTTTCTATTGGTACAAAAAGGTAATTGAGACAAATGGGGAAGATTTAGATTAG
- a CDS encoding PTS sugar transporter subunit IIB, translating to MKILLVCAGGMSTSILMKKMESYWKQVGEELDIKAVGLGEYQDVYQNYDIILVGPQVSYRLQEIKENTGLPCAAIPSFDYAVGNCPNIMKIAKDLYSKR from the coding sequence ATGAAAATTTTATTAGTGTGCGCTGGTGGGATGTCAACAAGCATTTTAATGAAAAAAATGGAAAGCTATTGGAAGCAGGTTGGAGAAGAACTTGATATTAAAGCCGTAGGATTGGGGGAGTATCAAGATGTATATCAAAATTATGATATAATTTTGGTTGGCCCTCAAGTGTCATACCGCTTACAAGAAATAAAGGAAAATACAGGTTTGCCATGTGCTGCAATTCCGTCATTTGATTATGCTGTTGGTAACTGCCCTAATATTATGAAAATAGCTAAAGACCTATACTCAAAAAGATAA